A window of the Candidatus Paraluminiphilus aquimaris genome harbors these coding sequences:
- the sohB gene encoding protease SohB, with protein sequence MEFLYELGLFAAQTLLIVVAVGAIVLLIAGTAGQKGKGPDEGYIEVKSINDRFDAYTAAIRDLSETPEAAQIRAKHDKKSAKSKAKAEKARLKASAQASTDTLNLASERPRTFVLDFEGDVMASQVDALREEISAILPNVQEGDEVLIRLESPGGVVHGYGLAASQLSRIKDAGVTLVIAVDKVAASGGYMMACVGDRILAAPFAILGSIGVVAQLPNFHRLLKKNDVDFEQFTAGEYKRTVTMFGENTDKGRRKFENELEETHGLFKQFVATNRPAVNVDQVATGEVWYGSQALNEGLIDAISTSDSYLQSQTEERDLFEVHYRRKQKLAERMGFAAEVTFDRLVIRLWQRLTESRYL encoded by the coding sequence TTGGAATTTTTATACGAACTCGGTCTTTTCGCCGCGCAAACACTGCTCATTGTTGTTGCTGTCGGAGCAATTGTGCTTCTCATTGCCGGCACAGCGGGCCAGAAAGGTAAAGGGCCCGACGAAGGGTATATAGAAGTTAAGTCGATCAACGATCGATTTGATGCTTACACAGCCGCAATCCGCGATTTATCTGAAACTCCCGAGGCCGCTCAGATTCGTGCAAAACACGATAAGAAATCAGCCAAGAGCAAAGCAAAAGCAGAGAAGGCGCGATTAAAAGCAAGTGCACAAGCGTCTACCGATACGCTGAACCTTGCGAGTGAACGCCCTAGGACCTTCGTGCTCGACTTTGAAGGTGACGTTATGGCATCGCAGGTGGATGCGTTACGCGAGGAGATATCGGCGATATTACCCAACGTGCAAGAGGGTGATGAAGTGCTGATTCGACTCGAAAGCCCTGGAGGCGTCGTCCACGGTTACGGTCTTGCAGCCAGTCAACTCTCGCGCATTAAAGATGCGGGCGTCACCCTAGTTATTGCGGTCGACAAAGTGGCTGCCAGCGGCGGTTATATGATGGCGTGTGTTGGAGATCGCATCTTAGCGGCGCCGTTTGCCATTTTGGGGTCGATTGGTGTCGTCGCACAACTTCCTAACTTCCACCGCCTCCTCAAAAAAAATGACGTCGACTTTGAGCAATTCACCGCCGGTGAATACAAGCGTACGGTCACCATGTTTGGCGAGAACACCGATAAAGGGCGCAGAAAGTTTGAAAACGAGCTCGAGGAGACCCACGGTCTATTTAAGCAGTTTGTAGCCACTAATCGCCCAGCTGTTAACGTTGACCAGGTGGCCACGGGAGAGGTGTGGTACGGCTCTCAGGCGCTCAACGAGGGATTAATAGACGCCATTTCAACATCGGATAGCTATCTGCAGTCCCAAACAGAGGAAAGAGATTTGTTCGAGGTGCATTACCGCCGAAAACAAAAGCTCGCTGAGCGCATGGGCTTCGCAGCAGAAGTCACCTTTGACCGTCTTGTGATAAGACTGTGG